The following coding sequences lie in one Pseudorca crassidens isolate mPseCra1 chromosome 2, mPseCra1.hap1, whole genome shotgun sequence genomic window:
- the PCP4L1 gene encoding Purkinje cell protein 4-like protein 1, which produces MSELNTKTSPATNQAAGPEEKGRAGNAKKAEEEEEIDIDLMAPETEKAALAIQGKFRRFQKKKKDSSS; this is translated from the exons ATGAGCGAG cttaACACCAAAACATCCCCAGCAACCAACCAGGCAGCTGGCCCAGAGGAAAAGG GGAGAGCTGGCAATGCCAAGAaggctgaggaggaggaggagattgACATTGATCTGATGGCACCAGAAACAGAGAAGGCTGCCCTTGCTATTCAGGGCAAGTTCCGGcgattccagaaaaagaaaaaggattccaGTTCCTGA